TCGCCGGCCCGGCCAGCAGCCTCGAATATCACACCGGCACCTGGCGGGTGGAGCGCCCGATACACGTGCATCGCGCCGCGCCCTGCCATCATGCCTGTCCGGCCGGCGAGGACGCGCAGGCCTATCTGGCCGAGGTGGAGCAGGGCCGCAACCGTCAGGCCTGGGAGATCCTGGTCTCCGCCAATCCGCTGCCCGCCTTGACCGGGCGGGTGTGCCCGCATCCCTGCGAGAGCGCCTGCAACCGGGGTCAGTACGATGAGGCTATCGCCATCCACAACGTGGAGCGTTTCCTGGGCGACGAGGCGATCCGCCAGGGCTGGGACTATCCGCTGCAGCCGCCGGCGGCCGATGCGCCCGAAGTGGCGGTGGTGGGTGCCGGGCCGTCCGGGCTGGCCTGCGCCTGGCATCTGCTGCGCTGCGGTTACCGGGTGAGTTTGTTCGAGGCCGAGGCCCAGGCCGGCGGCACCTGCGCCAGTGCCATCCCCACCTACCGGCTGCCGCGCGAGGTGATGAACGCGGAGATCGAGCGTTTGCTGGCCCTGCCGGGCATCGACTTCAAACCCCGCCAGCGGCTGGGGCGTGAGTTCTCGCTGGAGGACCTGCGCGAAACCTACGCGGCGGTGTATCTGGGTATCGGCGCCATGCAGTCCAAGCCCTGGAGCATCGACGGCGTGACGCCCTCCGACCTGCACGAGGGCCTCGCGCTGCTGCAGGAATGGCTGGACGTGGGCACCATCCCCACCCCCGAAAGCGCCGCGGTCATCGGCGGCGGCAATACGGCGGTGGACCTGTCGCGGGTGCTCAAGCGCGCCGGCGTCGGACAGGTCTACATCATCACCCACAACGGCCTGCCCGGGCCGGAGGTGCCGGTGGAGGACGCCATGCGCGCCCTGCCGCGCGAGATCGAACAGGCCAGTGAAGAGGGCGTGGAGATCCTCGCCCACCGCGGCGTGCGCCGCCTGATCCTGCGCGGCGAGAAGGTGGTGGGTGTGGAAATGGTGCACATGAAAAAGCTGCCCGACGAACAGGGCCGGCTGCACCGCATCGCCTTCGAGGGCACCGAGACGGTGCTGCACGTGGACATGGTGATTCCGGCNNNNNNNNNNNAAGGTGGTGGGTGTGGAAATGGTGCACATGAAAAAGCTGCCCGACGAACAGGGCCGGCTGCACCGCATCGCCTTCGAGGGCACCGAGACGGTGCTGCACGTGGACATGGTGATTCCGGCCATCGGCCAGGTGGTCGACCCCGCCGGGCTGGAGGCCATCCTCAACGGCGCCCCGCATCTGCATGCAGACGGCTGGGGCGAGACCGGCCATGCGGGTGTGTTCGCCGGCGGCGACGCCACCGGGCAGGGCGGCACGGTGACCGAGGCCGTCGGTGCGGGCCGCCGCGCGGCACAGGCCATCGACAATTTCATCAAGCAGGTGGGCCCGCCCAAGGATTTCGA
The DNA window shown above is from Gammaproteobacteria bacterium and carries:
- a CDS encoding FAD-dependent oxidoreductase — its product is MTQYTRGGVAGPASSLEYHTGTWRVERPIHVHRAAPCHHACPAGEDAQAYLAEVEQGRNRQAWEILVSANPLPALTGRVCPHPCESACNRGQYDEAIAIHNVERFLGDEAIRQGWDYPLQPPAADAPEVAVVGAGPSGLACAWHLLRCGYRVSLFEAEAQAGGTCASAIPTYRLPREVMNAEIERLLALPGIDFKPRQRLGREFSLEDLRETYAAVYLGIGAMQSKPWSIDGVTPSDLHEGLALLQEWLDVGTIPTPESAAVIGGGNTAVDLSRVLKRAGVGQVYIITHNGLPGPEVPVEDAMRALPREIEQASEEGVEILAHRGVRRLILRGEKVVGVEMVHMKKLPDEQGRLHRIAFEGTETVLHVDMVIPA